One genomic segment of Penaeus monodon isolate SGIC_2016 unplaced genomic scaffold, NSTDA_Pmon_1 PmonScaffold_19917, whole genome shotgun sequence includes these proteins:
- the LOC119569925 gene encoding protein Dr1-like has product CNQKQKKKINAEHILMVSHLLWFFDYRADAEAVLKDCKAMAAKKRRKSTRLENLGIPEEELLRQQQELFAKAREQVEMVEQQQWQMLQAQAAAAQQQQQEQQAIDEDEDYS; this is encoded by the exons ATTgcaaccaaaagcaaaaaaaaaaaatcaatgctgaACATATACTAATGGTAAGTCACCTTCT TTGGTTTTTTGACTATAGAGCGGATGCAGAGGCTGTGCTCAAAGACTGCAAAGCAATGGCggccaagaaaagaagaaaaagcaccCGCTTAGAAAACCTTGGCATCCCAGAAGAAGAATTACTCAGACAGCAACAAGAGCTTTTTGCAAAG GCACGAGAGCAAGTGGAAATGGTTGAGCAGCAGCAGTGGCAGATGCTGCAAGCACAAGCAGCAGCTGCTCAACAGCAACAGCAGGAGCAACAGGCaattgatgaagatgaagattattCTTAA